A portion of the Nitrospira sp. genome contains these proteins:
- the mutM gene encoding bifunctional DNA-formamidopyrimidine glycosylase/DNA-(apurinic or apyrimidinic site) lyase, protein MPELPEAEVVARQIRSRLAGARLVDVVLGRRDIVREGVGTLSWYRETRLISVDRYGKSVALGFQKSVEVRYVVAELGMSGLLLFDAVPIRHPRHVHVELTFVEGSERMLRYWNPRRFGRLSLLDASGLDRYISRRFGCDPLTISREEFAGLLTRRRGRLKPLLMHQQMVAGIGNIYANEILFRAGLHPNCLANRLHPDRIDRLFRITQQVLRQAIDCGGSSVRDFFAPDGTEGRYKDHHLVYGKEGEPCPNRCGATIRRLQSERSSFICPGCQRRRRQAGGQA, encoded by the coding sequence ATGCCCGAACTGCCTGAAGCGGAGGTCGTTGCCAGACAGATCCGGTCTCGTTTAGCCGGCGCGAGGCTGGTCGATGTGGTCCTCGGTCGCCGGGACATCGTCAGGGAAGGGGTGGGCACCCTGTCCTGGTATCGCGAGACCCGACTGATCTCCGTCGACCGATATGGCAAAAGTGTCGCGCTGGGGTTTCAGAAAAGTGTCGAGGTGCGATACGTAGTAGCGGAACTCGGCATGTCCGGCCTCCTGCTGTTCGACGCGGTTCCGATCAGACATCCTCGCCATGTTCACGTGGAGTTGACCTTCGTAGAAGGCTCCGAGCGGATGCTTCGCTATTGGAACCCACGCCGATTCGGCCGCCTGTCCCTCCTTGATGCGTCCGGACTTGACCGGTACATCTCCCGCCGCTTCGGCTGCGATCCATTGACGATCTCGCGCGAGGAGTTCGCCGGCCTCCTAACCCGTCGGCGAGGCAGATTGAAACCCCTGTTGATGCATCAACAGATGGTGGCCGGAATCGGCAATATTTACGCGAACGAGATCCTCTTCCGCGCCGGCTTGCACCCGAACTGTCTCGCCAATCGTCTGCATCCGGACAGAATCGACCGGCTGTTCCGGATCACCCAACAGGTGCTTAGGCAGGCGATCGACTGCGGCGGATCGAGCGTACGCGATTTCTTCGCTCCCGACGGGACGGAAGGGCGCTACAAGGATCATCACTTGGTCTATGGGAAAGAGGGTGAGCCTTGTCCCAACCGGTGCGGAGCGACCATTAGGCGGCTCCAGAGCGAGCGAAGCTCGTTCATCTGCCCCGGTTGTCAGCGGCGGCGACGACAGGCGGGGGGGCAAGCCTGA
- a CDS encoding dual specificity protein phosphatase yields MYQITDKLAVGNLFDAESPPAGIGALLMVAAELSIAPPAGVAYNSIPLKEYGEAGVSSLDHAVAWIEAHLPENSVLVCCRAGMGRSVSVVLAYLCCVENMAYPDALSLLLKQRPGAVPLPNLRWVIEAVQQLRESRRTADASGLRA; encoded by the coding sequence ATGTATCAGATCACCGACAAGTTGGCCGTCGGCAATCTTTTCGATGCCGAGAGTCCACCCGCCGGCATCGGCGCATTGCTGATGGTGGCGGCCGAGCTGTCGATTGCACCACCGGCAGGTGTTGCGTACAACAGCATTCCATTGAAGGAATACGGAGAAGCGGGCGTTTCCTCGTTGGATCACGCCGTAGCCTGGATTGAAGCGCACCTGCCTGAAAACAGCGTCCTGGTCTGCTGCCGCGCGGGCATGGGACGTTCCGTCTCGGTCGTACTGGCCTATCTCTGCTGTGTGGAAAACATGGCCTATCCCGATGCCCTGAGCCTGCTTCTGAAGCAGCGGCCTGGCGCTGTCCCCTTACCGAACTTGCGCTGGGTCATTGAGGCGGTGCAACAGCTTCGCGAATCTCGAAGAACGGCCGATGCGTCCGGTCTGAGGGCTTGA